Part of the Nitrospirota bacterium genome is shown below.
GCGGTTTCCTAACGCATTCTTTCCTCTTTTCTCGTCACAGCTTCGTACCCGCGAGGACTCCCGGCATGACTGTACGTGCAGCGGGATGTTCCTCGCAGGCAGCGATCCCTCAGCCTTCACACTGAAGAAACGGTGCGCCGATGTTTGTTGATGAAGTCCGTATCCGCATCACTGCCGGTCGTGGCGGGGACGGTTCATGCAGTTTTCGGCGTGAAAAGTTCGTGCCTCGCGGCGGACCTGACGGCGGCGATGGCGGCGATGGCGGGAATGTCATATTCGAAGCGTCGCCTCGCATGACGACGCTCCTCGACCTCCGGTACCAAAAACATTACGAAGCCGAAGTCGGTCGCCAGGGAGGCGCAGCCAACTGCTCCGGAAGAACCGGGGAAGATGTGGTGGTGGTTCTGCCTGTCGGCACCGTCATCTACGACGATGAGACCGGCGACGTATTGGCCGACCTGGTCACGGCGGGACAGCGCTTCGTGGCAGCCCACGGAGGCCATGGAGGACGAGGGAACAACCACTTCGCGACTCCGACCAACCGCACGCCCACAGAGTTTGAACTCGGCACAGAAGGCGAAGTCAAATCCCTCCGGCTTGAGCTGAAACTGCTGGCCGACGTTGGACTGGTGGGCTTTCCCAATGCCGGAAAATCGACGCTCATCTCCGTCATCTCAGCGGCCAGGCCGAAGATCGCCGACTATCCCTTCACTACGCTGGTGCCGAATCTCGGGATCGTGCGCTGGGGAGAAAAGGGCAGCTTCGCCGTTGCAGACATTCCCGGAATCATCGAAGGCGCCCATGAAGGCAAGGGACTGGGACTCCGGTTCCTCCGGCATATCGAACGGACGTCATTCTTGTTGTACATGGTCGACGTCTCGGAATGGGCCCCCGAAGAACCGGTCAAAAGCTTCGAGGTCATGCGCCAGGAACTCGCCGCCTACGATGAACCGATCACCGCACGCCCCTTTGCCGTGGTGGCGACGAAAATCGATGCGGCGGGAGATGGCGCGCGCCTGCGCGAGTTGCAGAAATACTGTAAGCGCCATCGCTACCCCTGCCTCGCGATCTCTGCCGCCACGAGAGAAGGGCTGACAGAACTCGTCAACTATGTGGGGCAACAGGTTACGCAGCTGCGAACCACACCATGCGAGATCAGCTCTTAAAGCAAGCCACCCGCATCGTCATCAAAGTCGGGAGCAGTCTCGTTGCGTCCCGAGAGACCGGGCTGCGCCCGGAACGGATCGATCGGCTTGCGGATGAAATCGCGGCCCTCCGGTCCAGCGGTCGTGAAGTCCTGATCGTTTCCTCCGGCGCGATCGTTTCCGGCATCAAGAAGCTGGGCCTGACGGAATATCCCAAAAGTCTCCCCGTGAAGCAGGCGGCCGCCGCAGTCGGCCAGAGCCGGCTCATGTGGGCCTATGAGAAATCCTTCGAACGGCTCGATATCAAAGTGGCGCAGATCCTCCTGACGCACCAGGACCTGGCCGATCGACGGCGCTTCCTCAATGCCCGCCATACCCTGAACGCCCTGATCGGATTCGGCGTCATCCCCGTTATCAACGAAAACGATACGGTGGCTGTGGATGAGATTCGCGTGGGGGACAACGACACCCTGGCAGCCGAAGTCGCCCATTTGGTCGACGCGGAACTGCTCATCATCCTCTCCGATATCGATGGCCTGTTCACGGAAGACCCGCGCAAAAATCCCGCTGCCACCCTGATTCCTCTGATCCAGGACATTACCGAAGACATTGAACAGCGGGCCGGCGTCTCCAGCACCTTCGAGGGGACCGGAGGCATGGCCACGAAAGTCCGGGCTGCCAAGAAAGTCAGCGAGTATGGCGTAGCCACCCTGATCATGAACGGGCAAGAAGCCGGCCTCCTCACGACAGTTTTGGCCGGCGGCCCGGGCGGCAGCCTCTTCCTCGCGAAGGAACGCCGCTTCACCAGCCGCAAACATTGGATCGCTTTCACCCTCAGGCCCCGAGGCACCCTGACGCTCGACGCAGGGGCGGTCGAGGCCCTGGCCAAACGGGGCAAGAGCCTCCTGGCCTCCGGCATCCTGGAAACCGGCGGTCCGTTTGAAGCGGGCGATGCGGTCAGTTGCCTCGACCAGGATGGCAAAGAGTTCGCGAAAGGACTCGTGAACTTCTCGTCCGACCTGCTCGCAAAGATCAAAGGGCTCAAGACAACCGAAATCCAGCAGCAACTCGGGCCTCAGGAGTATGAAGAAGTCATACACCGGGACAACCTCGTCATCCTCTAGCAGGATGCTGAAAAATTCCGCAAGCGGCGCTCTCGCATCGCTCAGAGGCTCAACGTACCACAAGGCTACGCTTCGCCTCTTCGCTCGCTGCGGCCTTGCTGGACGGCCTTTTTGAGCATCCTGAGGTTATTCAAACTCCGGCACGATACGAAATATTCCAACCATGTTTGTGTGCGTACCGAGTTTTTCCGCAGCCTACTAGATGTGCATACGGAGATCCGAGTGCTGAGATTATGATGTCGACCAACTCTGATTCTCAGCCTTCAGTGCCCAGCACCAAGCACTCAGGCATTCTTCGGCTAGGACTCCTCGGCGGCAGCTTCAACCCCATACACAACGGTCACCTGGCCATTGCGCGCCAGACGCGCGAGGCCCTCGGACTCGACCGGATCCTCTTCATTCCCACGGGACACCCTCCCCATAAACACAATGCCAGCCTGGCCCCGACCCAAGACCGGTACGAAATGGTCCGTCTGGCCATCGCCTCAGACCCGACGCTGGCCATCTCGGATGTCGAACTCCGCCGGCCAGGCAAGTCCTACTCCATCGACACAGTTCGCCTGCTGCAGCAAGAATATGGCGCGCAGACCCAGCTCTTCTTCCTGGTCGGGCTCGATGCCTTTCTGGATTTTCCCTCCTGGCGTGACCCGCAAGCCTTGCTGGAGCTCTGCCAGTTCGTCATCCTCTCCAGGCCAGGCCAGTCGTTTCGTTCTCTGTCCACGGTCCGACTGCTTCCACCGATTCCCTACCCCTCCCTGGCGGACCTGGATGCAGAGCGAATTTCCCAAATCACAGCGCCACTCGGCACGCAGGGCCTGATCTGTCTCAAACTACCGCCCTGCCCGATCTCCGCATCGGATATTCGCTCGCGCATCAGACAAGGACTCCCCGTTGCAAATCTATTGCCGCCCCCGGTGGAATCTTATATACTCCAGCATCATCTCTACCAAGAGGACCGCGATCACACGAACCGCTAGATCCACGGCCCTCGCCATTGCACAGGGCATGCTTGATAAGAAGGCCACCGACGTCATCGTCCTCCAGGTTGCGCCTCTGACCTCCGTTGCCGATTACCTGGTCATCGGCTCTGCAGATTCGGATCGCCAGGCCAGCGCGATCGCCGATCACATCAACGGCGTCCTCGCGCGCTCCGGATCCAAAGCACGCAGCATCGAAGGCGCAAGAAATTCGCAATGGGTCCTGATGGACTTCGGCGACGTCATCGCGCATATTTTCCGGCAAGACGTCCGGGGCCATTACGCCCTCGAACGGCTGTGGGCCGACGCGAAACGCATCCCCGTGTCTGACGAACCACCGGTCGTAGAACAGGCGGCAGCCCCAGAGCCGGCAAAGAAGCCGAAAAAAATACCGGTGAAAAAAGCGCCGACCCAAAAGGTCCCAGCGAAAAAGGCCCCGGCCAAAAAAGCACCGATGAAGAAGGCGCCGACGAAGAAAAAGGCCTAGCCCGATGCTCCGACTGCTCACCACCATTTTCCTGATCTGCCTCGGCATCTTCCTCTACAGCTATTTCCGCGAATTGAACCCTGGGACGGTCGACATCAAGACCAGCCCCTCCATCCAGTTTCAATTGAGCCCCGTCACCCTCGTCGTCTTCTCCATGGCCCTCGGCGCCGTGCTCGTCACCTTGGCCGTGGGCATGAGACAAACCGCCCATGCCATCGGCAACTGGCGCAGCGCGCGGCTATTGCGGCGCAAGGAAAAGATCGACGCGTTCCATCGTGAAGGCACCCATGCCTTCATGTCCAAGCGCACCGTCGAAGCCATCGGCCTCTTCGAGAAGGCCCTGGCCATGGACCCGAATCGCGTTGACTCGCTGCTCTGGCTGGGAAACATTTACCGCGCGGAGGACAACTTCGCGGAGGCGATCCGGCTCCATCAACGAGCGAACCGCGTCGACGATCGCAACATCGAAATCCTGCTGGAGCTGGCGAAAGACTTAGAAGGCGCCAAACGTTATGAAGACGCCTTGCAGGCTCTGCACAAAATGCTCCGGATCGAACCGGATAACCTGACGGCGCTCATTCGCGAGCGCGACCTCTTGATCCGGCTTGAAAAATGGAGCGAGGCGCTCGAAATCCAGCACCGGCTCCTCAAGGCCAACCTGCCTGAACCGGAACGCAAGGCCGAGGCCCATCTCCTCACCGGCTGCACCTATGAAGTGGGGCGGCAGCTACTGGAGCGGGGCCACCCGGACAAAGCACGGCGCTACTTCCGCGGCGCCATCAAGAAAGACCGAACATTTCTGCCCGCCTATAT
Proteins encoded:
- the obgE gene encoding GTPase ObgE, encoding MFVDEVRIRITAGRGGDGSCSFRREKFVPRGGPDGGDGGDGGNVIFEASPRMTTLLDLRYQKHYEAEVGRQGGAANCSGRTGEDVVVVLPVGTVIYDDETGDVLADLVTAGQRFVAAHGGHGGRGNNHFATPTNRTPTEFELGTEGEVKSLRLELKLLADVGLVGFPNAGKSTLISVISAARPKIADYPFTTLVPNLGIVRWGEKGSFAVADIPGIIEGAHEGKGLGLRFLRHIERTSFLLYMVDVSEWAPEEPVKSFEVMRQELAAYDEPITARPFAVVATKIDAAGDGARLRELQKYCKRHRYPCLAISAATREGLTELVNYVGQQVTQLRTTPCEISS
- a CDS encoding tetratricopeptide repeat protein; its protein translation is MLRLLTTIFLICLGIFLYSYFRELNPGTVDIKTSPSIQFQLSPVTLVVFSMALGAVLVTLAVGMRQTAHAIGNWRSARLLRRKEKIDAFHREGTHAFMSKRTVEAIGLFEKALAMDPNRVDSLLWLGNIYRAEDNFAEAIRLHQRANRVDDRNIEILLELAKDLEGAKRYEDALQALHKMLRIEPDNLTALIRERDLLIRLEKWSEALEIQHRLLKANLPEPERKAEAHLLTGCTYEVGRQLLERGHPDKARRYFRGAIKKDRTFLPAYIGIGEILIREGKTKQAVEILKKVYAKTRSIIILHRLEELFLEQGEPGEIIRVYQDALHQDPNNPALQFYLGKLYYRLEMVDEAFDILSTVEGIQDQLVDYHKIMANLFLRKQHMEQAVVELKKALHFKKRVVVPYVCTACQQESTEWSGRCRRCGTWNTFVALPWPNAGQTVSTQDSGPLQVSEVPYQGIASPFETV
- the nadD gene encoding nicotinate-nucleotide adenylyltransferase; amino-acid sequence: MMSTNSDSQPSVPSTKHSGILRLGLLGGSFNPIHNGHLAIARQTREALGLDRILFIPTGHPPHKHNASLAPTQDRYEMVRLAIASDPTLAISDVELRRPGKSYSIDTVRLLQQEYGAQTQLFFLVGLDAFLDFPSWRDPQALLELCQFVILSRPGQSFRSLSTVRLLPPIPYPSLADLDAERISQITAPLGTQGLICLKLPPCPISASDIRSRIRQGLPVANLLPPPVESYILQHHLYQEDRDHTNR
- the proB gene encoding glutamate 5-kinase, coding for MRDQLLKQATRIVIKVGSSLVASRETGLRPERIDRLADEIAALRSSGREVLIVSSGAIVSGIKKLGLTEYPKSLPVKQAAAAVGQSRLMWAYEKSFERLDIKVAQILLTHQDLADRRRFLNARHTLNALIGFGVIPVINENDTVAVDEIRVGDNDTLAAEVAHLVDAELLIILSDIDGLFTEDPRKNPAATLIPLIQDITEDIEQRAGVSSTFEGTGGMATKVRAAKKVSEYGVATLIMNGQEAGLLTTVLAGGPGGSLFLAKERRFTSRKHWIAFTLRPRGTLTLDAGAVEALAKRGKSLLASGILETGGPFEAGDAVSCLDQDGKEFAKGLVNFSSDLLAKIKGLKTTEIQQQLGPQEYEEVIHRDNLVIL
- the rsfS gene encoding ribosome silencing factor, yielding MQIYCRPRWNLIYSSIISTKRTAITRTARSTALAIAQGMLDKKATDVIVLQVAPLTSVADYLVIGSADSDRQASAIADHINGVLARSGSKARSIEGARNSQWVLMDFGDVIAHIFRQDVRGHYALERLWADAKRIPVSDEPPVVEQAAAPEPAKKPKKIPVKKAPTQKVPAKKAPAKKAPMKKAPTKKKA